A single region of the Candidatus Poribacteria bacterium genome encodes:
- the def gene encoding peptide deformylase, with translation MPKRKRKPRNADASDVNGEDNLVLRETAPLQLRYYGDPVLRKRAEPVAEITEAELQFAEQMFVTLEAIGNGIGLAATQVGVLKRIIIINIGEVDDEVYEPLVLFNPEILSAEGEIVIEEGCLSIPDVTADVKRPERIVVEGINAQRESIRIETDGLFARVLLHEIDHLNGVLFIDRISGLKRRLLSDELLRLQQAQRPF, from the coding sequence ATGCCGAAACGTAAAAGAAAGCCCAGGAACGCCGATGCTTCGGACGTGAATGGAGAAGATAACTTAGTCCTGCGTGAGACAGCCCCCTTGCAACTGCGCTACTACGGCGACCCAGTTCTTCGCAAAAGAGCCGAACCGGTTGCAGAGATCACAGAAGCAGAACTCCAGTTCGCTGAACAGATGTTCGTGACGCTCGAGGCTATAGGTAACGGCATTGGACTTGCTGCAACGCAAGTCGGTGTTTTGAAGCGGATCATCATCATTAATATCGGTGAAGTTGACGACGAAGTATATGAACCGCTGGTGCTGTTTAACCCCGAAATTCTCAGTGCTGAGGGAGAAATTGTTATCGAGGAAGGATGTCTCAGTATCCCCGATGTGACGGCTGATGTGAAACGTCCAGAACGAATCGTCGTTGAGGGAATTAATGCCCAGCGTGAATCCATCCGTATTGAAACTGATGGCTTATTCGCACGCGTTTTGCTACACGAAATAGATCACCTCAACGGGGTCCTTTTTATTGACCGGATTAGTGGATTAAAGCGTCGTCTGCTGAGTGACGAATTGCTGAGACTGCAACAGGCGCAGCGACCTTTTTAA